The genomic segment ACTCCAGCAGCGGCGCGACGAAGTTCGCCGGAATGCACAGGGCCGAGTCCAGCCCGGTGCAGCGTGTGCCTTCGTAGACCCGCCAGCCGTAGTTGCCGCCCAACAGCAGAGGGCTGTCGATCTCCTCGCGCTCGCCCTGGCCGACGTCGGCCACCCAGCCCTGCCCGGTCAGGCGGTCGAAGCTGAAGCGCCAGGGATTGCGCCAGCCCGTGGAGTGGATCTCGTCGCGCCCGGCGCGGCCGACGTAGGGGTTGTCGGCCGGTGACGAGTAGCGAGTGCCCCCCACCAGGTCCGGCTGGTCGACGTCCAGGCGCAGGATCTTGCCCAGCAGCACCTCGATGTTCTGTGCGTTGTTCTGCGGGTCGTTGGAGCCGCCGCCGTCACCGGTGCCGATGTAGAGCATGCCGTCGGGCCCGAAGGCCAGCATGCCGCCGTTGTGGTTGCTCTGCCCGGGGTGAGGAATCGTCAGCAGCGGCAGCTCGGTCGGCTC from the Candidatus Hydrogenedentota bacterium genome contains:
- a CDS encoding PQQ-dependent sugar dehydrogenase, encoding EPTELPLLTIPHPGQSNHNGGMLAFGPDGMLYIGTGDGGGSNDPQNNAQNIEVLLGKILRLDVDQPDLVGGTRYSSPADNPYVGRAGRDEIHSTGWRNPWRFSFDRLTGQGWVADVGQGEREEIDSPLLLGGNYGWRVYEGTRCTGLDSALCIPANFVAPLLEYTHVSGRCSVTGGYVYRGSRNALPAGTYVFADFCTGEVFGWNGVTQSLLLASG